In Spirochaetota bacterium, the genomic window ATCTTCAACTCAAACCAGTTTGAAATAACATTTGTAGTAGTTACATTTGTTCCAAAATCAGATTCCGTGAATATTGTTCCACCAGCGCCATCATCTATCCTAAACTCAAGGTATATCTTATCAGGGATATAAGCAGGGTTATCACCAAATATGAAGGACCAGGGAATTGCTATCTCGGTAACATTATTTGTTATATACCTACTCCAAGCAAGTCCTCCACCAGGACCAACCTTAGCCTCTTTTTCAACGCTACCGTTTATAAACCTATAAGCCTTGAAGTTCTCTCCCGTAGGTTCAGAGTATTGATATGGTCTATAGTGCTTAATAAACACAGAAAACTTCCTACCACCGGTAGTTGATATTTGGACATCATCAAGGAAGTCAAATGAGCCTGTGATACCACTATCGCCGTTTGCTAGTTTAACCATTCCTTTACTACCGTTACCGTTAGTAATGTTGTTGTCAATGAATACATAGAAAGCACCTCTATTAAGATAACCTGGGGGGTCATTAGCATCAACAGAGTTTTTATGTCCTATGAAAAGGAATCTCTTGGAATACGCAACATAAACTTTATTCAGAGCCTTCCATGTACCACCATCATCAGTGTTTAAAAACACATAGGATGCCCCAAAATCTACACTCGGATCACCTGTAAATTTTATAGCAGTCGGTGTGAAAAACGGGTTTGATTCACTAACATCTATTGGCTTGGGTAGCTTTGAGAAATCAACATTTTCCGTAAGTAAGAAAGCACAACTACCCAGAAGCAAAGCATTAAAGATAATCAATCCGCAAACTAATCTTCTCATAATTCCCTCCTAAACATCAAGAAGGTGGTAAAACCACCTTTAGAAACCATACTCCCACTCAAGGACACTATACGCTCCAAACGGTGCTCTGCTCGGAAAGTCCTTATTCTCGCCTTCTTGGAATATCTCTGCTCTCCATTTATAATATCCAACTGGTGTATCAGCTCTTGCAGTGAAGATGACTCTATGTCTGCTGTAGTTTTTGGTTTGGATATCTTCAGCTTTGATATTTCCAACTGCAAAGTTAAGAGTAGTAGTATATGAACCAATTTCATACTTATAACCAACACTCATAAAGAATAGTTTAGTCCATTGAATACCAAAAGTCAAACTTGGAGAAATAAACATAGTATTACCACTGAACTTTATCTTTTCTAGTATGAAACTTCCCTTACCAGAAACAGTTGGATAACTATTCATCTCAAGCATAACTGCAGGAGTTATATCAATACCATATAGTATATCAGAGAGCTTGTAGGTTCCTAGTAGCATTGCCCTTATTTTTGAGATTTGTGTGTATGGAACACTAAAGGAGATAGTGCTACCCGAAGGAATAAGTGTTGTTGATAGGAAGTTTGAATTAACAGGAACAACACTGATGGTATTGGATTCTTGATCGTATCCGAAGGCTATGTAGCTTCCCTCAGCCTGAATTCTCAAAACATCAAGAGAGTAATCAACTCTAGCTGTAGCACCTCTCCATCCAAGAGCGGCAATACCTTCCCATTTTTCATTAACCCATCCTATTCCATTGAGACCCGTAACAGGATCATTTACAAGGAATTCTGAAGGAACTGGTTGCAATGGAGCAGAGCCGACGAAGTCTGCTGCTTGTGGAGCTCTGTGAACAGATTGCCAACCATTCATTATCAAAACATCCGCACCCGTAGTTCCTCCACCGAAGCCAGCAGATGCAAGAGGATCATCACCCCTAGCAGCAGTGAAAGAGATATAATTTGGATCAATGTAAAATCCTTGAACGGCAAATCCTATACCAGTATCAAACAAATTGTCATTCTTAAGAAGCAACGTTCCACCGAAACCTATTATGTTAAGAGCGCTAGTCTTGGTAGGGAAAGCAGGGCTTATACCAGTTTGTCCAAGTTTTCCAACAAGTCCGTTACCATCTATATCCAGCTCAAGTCCTTTTTCTAGCTCTAGGAAGTCAGGATTTACACCAACGGAAGAAAGCGCTCCAACTACACTGACTACAAACCCAAGTGGTAGTTTTACCTCAATGTAGCCATCAGTAGTAGCATTCCCTCCTCTGTAAATCATAGTTTTAGCAGCACCACCTTTACCAGACTCAGGATTAATTTCAAAGTCAGAATAATATCCCAGGGTGTGTTGCAGTTTAACACCAGGTATCGCAGAAGAAACTACCCTATATCCATAAACTAGGTCGTATATCCTATTATTACCTTTACCCCACTCAAAACCTATCCAGTTAAGCGGGTAGTGAATAGTGAAGTTGTAACCTAACAAACCTTCTATACTACCATCAACGAACAAACCTAAAAACTTATCTCTGTCAGGATACCAGGCCTGCCCAAGCGTCCAAGGACTGTAGTTAAGGTCATAGTTACCAATGCTGACAACATCAATCGTTGGTAACGGTCTATTTAGCATCACTCTTCTTGACTGCAATGCGATAGGAACCTGACCTGGTGTTGAGTTAACCCAAGTGGTCCATTTTGTAGCCTCCCAATCTGTTAGCTCAAACCTAAGATAGAAGTCTATAACCTCTGTGAATACCTTACCATCTATTCCTATCTCCAGTGAGTTTCTGATGACATTCTCTTTCGTTGCATCGTAGTTCCAGTTCCATCTTGTAAATAGTTTTCCGAATAGGTCAAAGTTTCCAGAGACATACTTATCAGGCGGAGCCTGTGGCTTCAATCTTTCGGATATGGCTTTTGCGAATTTATAATAACCAATCGGTGGCTTCCATTGTTCTGTCTGATCTAAATATACCATCGGTACTACCGCCTTCACATCCTGAATAGGATTAGGATATGACTCCCAAACATTAAGTATTTCAAACTGGTCCTGTGCTTCCTTTAGCGTTCCTTTGGCAGGCCAAACAACAATATCAACAAACTCTGGGTCTCCCCAGTAGTCGCTACCACCTCCCCACCTATGTAATCCTCTATACTCATTAACATTTCTCGTCAAAACATCTTCAGGATCAGGAAAACCTTCATTGGATTGTGCGAATATTTGGAACCCCCACTTGGTTACATCCTTATCAGGTGTTAAATCAATATCTTTTTTTGATACAACAGCTATGATTGTCCTACCAACACCTTTTATAACTCTAGGTATGACAACATCCTGTGCCATATCCTTTGCTTTTGAATTAACCTCTATCTCAACTCTCGCTCTAGGTTGAGGTGAAATTATAACAGCCTTCTCCCAACCCTGGTCTGGTGGAAAGTAAATGTTAAGGCCAGGGATAGACCTTAAATACCCCGAACCAGGCAGTCTGTCTTGGTCTATATATATCTGGAAGTGTTGAATATCAAAATCAGCTGCCATTCCCCACTCTTGCTTGAGGTCCGCATTAACCGTTATCTTGAAGGTAATATTTCTGTCGTCCATCGCATCTATCTCAACCTTAACTATGTCAAAACCTCCAACAACATAAACAGGATGTGTTGGATATGTGTAATAACCTGGTCCCTTATCATCACCAACAGGGTCAAGTAGAACTATCCTAGCTTGGTCTGGTCTTGTTCCTTTCTCTATAATATTGTCTTTCAGTATAGCACTTTCAGGATTTTCTCTCACACCTTCCATTGAAGGTGTAGGTCTCTGAAATGCCACTCCTGCCGCTTCCTCATCTGTTTCTTCCTGAGCATAAACCAAATTAGCAACCGGAAGGGCAAGAACAAAAAGGATTGTCATAACTAATATCAGTATCCTCATAAATACCCCCTCAACATTACTAAATCGTAGTATAAATCAACGAAACCAAGTTGTCAATAAGTTTAGCAAGAAGTTTGATCAAGATAGGGCGAGTCTTTTACATTAATTTTTACTAAACTCTCCTACAAACTTTAGTAAAACAAAAACTAGTATCATATCTTATTATTCCTTTATAATAGAACAATAAACTTATCAAAAGAGGTAACATTATGTCTGGAAAGAAGATTTTTAGTAAAGAAATTGGAGGTAAGAAAATCATCGTTGAAACTGGAGAATTAGCCAAGCAATCTGATGCTTCAGTTCTGGTAAGATATGGTGATGTTGTTGTGTTGTCAACAGTAAATTATGGTGCTGAAGTTGAAGGTGTTGATTTTGTCCCACTTACTGTTAACTTCGTTGAAAAATTCTATGCATCCGGTAAAATACCAGGAGGATTTGTAAAAAGAGAGAGCAAATCATCCGATAAAGAAATCCTTGTATCAAGGCTAATTGACAGACCTATAAGACCCCTATTCCCAAGAGGTTTTAAAAATGAGGTTCAAGTTATAACTATGGTTCTATCCGCAGACCAGATAAATCCTGTTGATATAGTCTCGGTTTTTGCATCTTCTGTTGCACTTATGATATCTTCCTTACCATTCAGAGGGCCTGTAGGTGGTGTAAGAGTTGGATACATAAATGGAGAATACATCCTAAATCCTACATTTTCACAGCTTGATGAATCATTGCTTGACATAGTAGTAGCAGGAACCGAGAGAGGAATAACGATGATTGAAGGTGGAACCAAAGGAGTAAATGAAGAGGAGATGTATGGTGCATTAGAGTTCGCAAACAGATACATACTTGAACTCATAGAGTTCCAGAAGGAAGTTGCTAACGCGGCTGGTAAAGAAAAGATACAGATCCAAGAGAAAGAATTACCAAAGGAAGTTTTTGATATTATCTGGAAGTATGAGAAGGAGATGAAGACTGCTATGAATGTTCAAGATAAAAAGACAAGAGAAGGGAATATGGATGCAATAGTTGAAAGTATAAAGTCAGAAATAGTTCAAACTCTTGGTGAAGAGAAATCAAGCGAGATAAACTGGGAAGATGTAAACTTCTACATAGAGGAGATGGAAAGAGACATTTTGAGGCGACAGGTTTTGGAAGAAGGAATAAGAATTGATGGTAGAAAGCCTAAAGAACTACGACCAATATGGTGCGAGCTTGGAATACTACCTAGGACTCATGGTTCTGCTATATTCACAAGAGGACAGACACAGAGTCTTGGAATAACGACTCTTGGTAGTGCAAGTGATGTTCAGTTTATTGACGATATTGAAGAGGAAGGATTTAAGAGGTTTATGCTACACTATAACTTTCCCCCATTCTCAACAGGGGAAGTTAAGAAATTAGGACCAGTTTCAAGAAGAGAGATAGGGCATGGGCATCTTGCTGAACGGGCAATAGAAGCAGTTCTTCCGTCAGAGGAGGAGTTCCCCTACACCATAAGGGTAGTATCTGAAATCCTTGAGTCTAACGGTTCTTCGTCTATGGCGACGGTTTGTAGTTCATCTCTAGCACTTGTAGATGCTGGCGTTCCGATAAAGGAGCTTGTTGCTGGAATAGCACTTGGTATAGTCCTTGATGAAAAAACAGGAAAATATGACTTGATTGTTGATATTCAGGGGCTTGAGGATAAGTTTGGTGATATGGACTTCAAGGTAGCAGGAACAAGAGATAAAATAACTGCATTTCAGATGGACCTCAAGATAGAGGGGCTACCACTTAAGATACTTAAAGAGGCTTTGTATGTAGCGAAAGAGTCTAGGAATCAAATACTTGACATAATGGAAGAGAAAATAAGAGGTAAGGAGTTCAAACTATCAGAGCACGCACCTAGAATAAAGTTTATAAAAACAGAACCTGATAAACTAGCAGATGTGATAGGTCCCGGAGGTAAGGTTATAAAGAAGATAATACAGGATACCAATGTTAAAATTGATATATCACCTGAAGGCAAGATAACTATTTCAGCAAAGCCGGGAGAGGGAGACATAGAGAAGGCTTACAACACTATAATGACCATAATTGAAGGAGTGAAGGTTGGAGATATAATAACAGGACAAATAACTAGGATAGAGGATTACGGAGTGTTTGTTGAGGTTATGCCCGGAAAAGAGGGTATGATACATATTTCAAAGTTATTTAGGTCAAGAGTAAAGGACATAAGAGATTATCTGAGTGTCGGAGATACTATAACTGCAAAGGTAATATCAATTGATAACCTTGGAAGAATTGCACTCTCAAGAATTGATGCTGAACGAGAAACCATCTCAAGAAATTCATAACAATTCTAGAAGTTAGGATTTTGTAGTATCCTTGAGAATTTTATGATAGTTATACTTGACTTCGGCTCGCAATACACCCAACTTATAGCCAGAAGGATAAGAGAGATTGGCGTTTACGCAGAAATATTTCCGTTTGATGTTGACAAAAGAAAACTACATTCACACATCGCAGATGACGTGATAGAAGGAATTATCCTTTCAGGAGGACCTTCAAGTGTTTTGGATGATAACGCTCCATCTGTGTCTTTAGATTTTTTACGAGGATACAATGTGCCCGTTTTAGGAATATGCTATGGGATGCAGCTTATCTGTAAGTTGCTAGGTGGGAAGTTAGAAAAATCAAAACTTAGGGAATACGGATACACTGAACTTGAGATAAAATCTGACTCAAAACTCTTTAAGGGTATTCCTAAAAACATCGTAGTTTGGATGAGTCATGGTGACTCCGTCGTTGAGATACCTAAAAACGTCACACCTACTTCATTGACTAAAAATGGCATATTGGCTTCCGTAGAAGTGAAGGATGAGAATTTTTATTGTGTTCAGTTTCACCCAGAGGTTTTTCACACACAGTATGGAACAGAAATCTTATCTAACTTCGTTCTCAATATATGTAATGCTACTAAAAACTGGTCTCTTGAGAAGTTTATGGATAGAGAGAGGGATAGAATAAGAAGTTTTGTTGGTAATAGAAATGTAGTAATGGCTGTAAGCGGTGGTGTTGACTCAACGGTAATGGCAGTATATCTAAACAAACTATTAGGTCGTCAACTTACGCCTATATTTGTGAATACTGGTCTTTTGAGAGAAGATGAAGATAAGGAAGTTATTGACAACTTTAGGAGTCTTGGTATTGATGTCAAGTATATTGATGCGCAGGAAGAGTTCTTGTCAGCGCTTAAAGGAGTTAGGGACCCTGAAGAGAAGAGGAAGATAATAGGTAAGAAGTTTGTTGAAGTGTTTTTTAGGAACTTTGGCAACCTTGACATACTAGCACAAGGCACTCTCTACCCCGATGTTATTGAGACATCCTCCGTCAAAGGTCCTTCCGCAACTATAAAAACTCACCACAATAGAGTAAAAGAAATAAGACAACTTGAAAAGCAAGGTAGAATACTAGAACCTTTCAAATTCCTATTCAAAGACGAAGTAAGAAAACTAGGTAAGATACTCGGGATTCCAGATGATATACTCAACAGGCATCCATTCCCGGGACCCGGGCTTGCTGTGAGATTGATAGGAGAGATAAGTAAGGAAAGGTTAGATATGCTTCGCAAGGCTGACAAAATCTTTATTGAAGAACTGAAAAAAGAAGGTTTGTATGAAAAAGTTTGGCAGTCTTTTGTAGTATTGTTGTCAGACAAAGCAGTCGGTGTAATGGGAGATGAAAGGAGTTATGGTTATGTAGCAGTCTTAAGAAGTGTCAATAGCGTTGATGGAATGACTGCCGATTGGTCTAGATTACCTTACGACTTTCTGAACAGAGTTGCTAATAGGATTGTAAGAGAAATCTATGGAATAACTCGTGTGGTTTATGATATAACATCCAAGCCTCCTGCAACCATAGAGTGGGAGTAATGTAATATTCTATGAAGATACTACTAGATGGAAGAAGTATCAACAGAACTGGTATAGGAACATACACCAAAATGCTTATCTTCGGTCTCAAAGAAAGGGAGGATATCCATCTTAAGATTATTGGAGACGAGAAAGAGATAAATTCTTCGTTTAGAGACCTTGAAGTCGTCAGAACCTCAAACTCAATATACTCGCTTGAAGAGCAGATTTCAACACTTCTAGCAGAGATTATGTCAAACGACGCTGACATAGTTCATTACACTAATTACAATAAATCGCTATTTTCTGTAAAGCCTTATATAATCACAATACACGATCTTATACAGTTTAAGTTTGAGTATGGTTCAAAACTCAAGAGAAAAGTTGCAGAAGCATTACTCAAGAATGCTGTTATCAATGCTAGAGCAGTTATATGTGTTTCAAACTCAACGAAAAATGACCTTCTTGAACTTATACCAAATCTAGACCATTCAAAAGTCCATCTAGTCTATAACTCTTCAACTAATCCACTAGCTGGAAAGGTAGAATATGTTGATGTCAAATCAAAGTATGGTCTAGATGAATTTTTGTTATGCGTTGGAATAAGAAAGAAACACAAAAATCTATCTTTACCAGTAAAAGCGCTAGAAATCCTATCCAGCAGGTTTCCAAAACTAAAACTAGTCCTAGTCGCTAAAAGATTTGATAAATACGATTTTCTAGATGAAACAATTGAGAGCAGTAAAGTTAAAGATAGAATCATCGTTCTTGAGAATATCCCTTATGAGGAGATTGTATCACTTTATAGAGAAACAATAATTGTCATTCTTCCTTCATTTGACGAAGGTTTTGGACTTGTGCCTTTTGAAGCAATATCAAATGATACTCTTCCTTTAGTTTCAAACATACCTGTTATGAGAGAGTTATTCTTTGAAGAGGAAGATATATTTTTCGATCCTTACTCTCCAGAGAATTTAGCAGATAAATTAGAAACCTTCTTGAACGATAGTGGAAAAAGAGAATCTACACTATCAAGGTTAAAAAAATACACAAATATATATTCGTTTGAAAGGTTTATAGACGAAACGGTAAATGTCTACAGAAAAGTAGTCAATTCATAACAGTTTGCCTAACTTTAAGGTTTATACGGGCTTAAAAGGAAACAACAAACACTGTAAGTTCATTAATTCTTCTAGATGTAGTTAGCA contains:
- a CDS encoding polyribonucleotide nucleotidyltransferase; translation: MSGKKIFSKEIGGKKIIVETGELAKQSDASVLVRYGDVVVLSTVNYGAEVEGVDFVPLTVNFVEKFYASGKIPGGFVKRESKSSDKEILVSRLIDRPIRPLFPRGFKNEVQVITMVLSADQINPVDIVSVFASSVALMISSLPFRGPVGGVRVGYINGEYILNPTFSQLDESLLDIVVAGTERGITMIEGGTKGVNEEEMYGALEFANRYILELIEFQKEVANAAGKEKIQIQEKELPKEVFDIIWKYEKEMKTAMNVQDKKTREGNMDAIVESIKSEIVQTLGEEKSSEINWEDVNFYIEEMERDILRRQVLEEGIRIDGRKPKELRPIWCELGILPRTHGSAIFTRGQTQSLGITTLGSASDVQFIDDIEEEGFKRFMLHYNFPPFSTGEVKKLGPVSRREIGHGHLAERAIEAVLPSEEEFPYTIRVVSEILESNGSSSMATVCSSSLALVDAGVPIKELVAGIALGIVLDEKTGKYDLIVDIQGLEDKFGDMDFKVAGTRDKITAFQMDLKIEGLPLKILKEALYVAKESRNQILDIMEEKIRGKEFKLSEHAPRIKFIKTEPDKLADVIGPGGKVIKKIIQDTNVKIDISPEGKITISAKPGEGDIEKAYNTIMTIIEGVKVGDIITGQITRIEDYGVFVEVMPGKEGMIHISKLFRSRVKDIRDYLSVGDTITAKVISIDNLGRIALSRIDAERETISRNS
- the guaA gene encoding glutamine-hydrolyzing GMP synthase, which encodes MIVILDFGSQYTQLIARRIREIGVYAEIFPFDVDKRKLHSHIADDVIEGIILSGGPSSVLDDNAPSVSLDFLRGYNVPVLGICYGMQLICKLLGGKLEKSKLREYGYTELEIKSDSKLFKGIPKNIVVWMSHGDSVVEIPKNVTPTSLTKNGILASVEVKDENFYCVQFHPEVFHTQYGTEILSNFVLNICNATKNWSLEKFMDRERDRIRSFVGNRNVVMAVSGGVDSTVMAVYLNKLLGRQLTPIFVNTGLLREDEDKEVIDNFRSLGIDVKYIDAQEEFLSALKGVRDPEEKRKIIGKKFVEVFFRNFGNLDILAQGTLYPDVIETSSVKGPSATIKTHHNRVKEIRQLEKQGRILEPFKFLFKDEVRKLGKILGIPDDILNRHPFPGPGLAVRLIGEISKERLDMLRKADKIFIEELKKEGLYEKVWQSFVVLLSDKAVGVMGDERSYGYVAVLRSVNSVDGMTADWSRLPYDFLNRVANRIVREIYGITRVVYDITSKPPATIEWE
- a CDS encoding glycosyltransferase family 4 protein; protein product: MKILLDGRSINRTGIGTYTKMLIFGLKEREDIHLKIIGDEKEINSSFRDLEVVRTSNSIYSLEEQISTLLAEIMSNDADIVHYTNYNKSLFSVKPYIITIHDLIQFKFEYGSKLKRKVAEALLKNAVINARAVICVSNSTKNDLLELIPNLDHSKVHLVYNSSTNPLAGKVEYVDVKSKYGLDEFLLCVGIRKKHKNLSLPVKALEILSSRFPKLKLVLVAKRFDKYDFLDETIESSKVKDRIIVLENIPYEEIVSLYRETIIVILPSFDEGFGLVPFEAISNDTLPLVSNIPVMRELFFEEEDIFFDPYSPENLADKLETFLNDSGKRESTLSRLKKYTNIYSFERFIDETVNVYRKVVNS